From Corallococcus caeni:
GTTCGCTCAACCGGGGACACCGTTCCGCTGTGCCTGCAATGGCCGCCTCCCCCTGGGTCAAAACCCGCTGTCCACTGGCCCTGTCGGAGCCCGGGATGTTTCGTGAGACATTCGCGGGGTTCTCAACGTTTTCATGCCCTCCAGGGCGATGATGGAAACCATGACGTCACCCTCGGACGACAAGCGGGCCCTGCTGGCGAAGCTCCTCCAGGAGAAGGTCGCGGCCCCCAGGCGCGCTCCGCTCTCCTTCGCGCAGGAACGGATGTGGTTCCTCGAGCAGTGGAGCCCGGGTGGAGCGTCGCTGAACATGCCGGTGGCCGTGCGGCTCACGGGCGAGCTCCAGGCGCCGGTGCTCCAGCGCGCGCTCCAGGCGCTGGTGCTCCGCCATGAGGCGCTGCGCACCACCTTCTCGCTGGCGGACGGACGGCCCGTGCAGGTCGTCGTCCCCACGCTGGAGGCGGCGCTCCCGGTGGAGGACCTGGAGGCGCTTGCCCCGCCAGAGCGGGAGGCCCGGGCCGTCCAGCGCGTCGCGGAGGTGGCCCGTGAGCCCTTCGACCTGGGACGGGGGCCGCTGTTCCGGGCGCGCCTCTTCCGGCTGTCCGCGCGCGAGCACCTGCTGCTCTTCGCCATGCACCACGGGGTGTCGGACGCCTGGTCCATGGGCGTCGTCGTCCGCGAGCTGACGGCGCTCTACGCGGCCTTCCTGGAGGGGAAGGCCTCCACTCTGCCGCCGCTGCCGTTGCAGTACGGCGACTACGCCGGCTGGCAGCGCCGGACCCAGGAGGGCGCGGAGGCGGAGGCGCGACTCGCCTGGTGGCGCGAGCGTATCGACGCCCACGCGCTGCTGGAGCTGCCCACGGACAAGCCGCGTCCGGCGGTGCTGGGCACGCGCGGCGCGCGCGAAGCGCTCCAATTGCCCGCCGCGCTCACCGCGGACCTCAAGGCCTTCGCCCGGAAGGAAGGCCGCACGCTGTTCGTCACCCTGCTGGCCGCGTTCCAGACCCTGCTCCACCGCTACACCGGCCAGGAGGACCTCGCCGTCGGAACGCCCGTGGCCAACCGTCCCCGCGCGGAGCTGGAGGGGCTCATCGGCCTGTTCGTCAACACGGTCGTCCTGCGCACGGACCTGTCGGGCGCCCCGTCGTTCCGGGAGCTGCTGGCGCGGCTCCAGCCGGTGGCGCTCGACGCCTTCGCCCGCGAGGAGCTCCCCTTCGAGCGGCTGGTGGACGCCCTCAAGCCGGGCCGCGACCCGAGCCGCGCGCCCCTCTTCCAGGTGATGTTCGTCCTCCAGAACGCACCGCTGCCGCCCCTGGAGGCGCCCGGCCTGCAACTGGAGGCGCGTCCGGTGGACACGGGCTCCGCCCAGTTCGACCTGACGCTCATCGCCGAGGACCTGCCCCAGGGGCTGCGCCTCACCGCAGAGTACGCCACGGACCTGTTCGAGCCCGGCACCGTCCGCCGGATGCTGGCGCACCTGAGCCGCCTCCTGGAGGGCGCCCTGGCCGCGCCGCAGGAGCCCCTGTCGCGGCTGCCCCTGCTCACCCCGGACGAGCGCGAGCAGGTGCTGGGGACGTGGAGCGGCGGCAATGCGCCCTACCCGCACGAGGACGGCCTGCACACCCTCTTCGAGGCCCAGGCGCGCCGCACGCCCGACGCCGTCGCGCTCAGCTTCGAGGGGGAATCGCTGAGCTTCCGGCAGCTGGACGCTCGCGCCAACCAGTGGGCCTGGCACCTGCGCGGGCTGGGCGTGGGGCCGGAGACGTACGTCGGGCTGTGCGCCTCGCGTTCGTTCGACATGGTGGTGGGCATGCTCGCGACGCTCAAGGCGGGCGGCGCGTATGTCCCGTTGGATCCGACCTATCCCGCGGCGCGGCTGGCCTTCATGCTCCAGGACTCCGCCGTGAAGGTGCTGCTGGCCCACCGGCCCCTGCTCGCGGGACTGCCTCCCGCGCCGGGCGCGCGCGCGGTGTGCTTCGAGGACGGGGCCCCGGACGCGGACACCTCGCGGGCGCCCCCTGGAACGCCGCTACCGGACGGCCCCGCCTACGTCATCTACACCTCCGGCTCCACCGGCCAGCCCAAGGGCGTCGTGGCCACGCACCGCGCGGCCTGCAACCTGGTGGTGCACGAGGCGCGCGTCAGCGAGCTGGGCCCGGGCTCGCGCGTGCTCCAGTTCTCCAACCCCGGCTTCGACGTGTCCGTGGAGGAGATCTTCGCCACCCTCACCGCCGGCGGCACCCTGTGCCTGGCGCCGGTGGAGCGGCTGATGCCCGGCGAGCCGCTGCACCAGCTGCTGAAGCAGCAGGCCATCACCGTGCTCAACGCCACCCCCACGGCGCTCGCGGCCACCGACGCCACGGGCCTGCCCGCGCTGCGCACCGTCTTCTCCGGCGGCGAGGCGTGCACCGCGGAGCTGGTGGCGCGCTGGGGCGAGGGCCGGCGCTTCATCAACGGCTATGGCCCCACGGAAGTGACGGTGACGGCCACCGCGACGGAGGTCCGCCCGGAGGGCCGCGCGCCGCCGCTCGGCCGCCCCATCCCCAACGTGCGCGTGTACGTGCTGGACGCGCGGCTGTCGCCGGTGCCGGTGGGCGTCCCCGCAGAGCTGTGCGTGGGCGGCGTGGGCCTGGCCCGCGGCTACCTGAACCTGCCGGGCACCACCGCCGAGCGCTTCGTGCCGGATCCCTACGCGTCGGAAGCCGGCGCACGCCTCTACCGCACGGGAGACCGGGTGCGCTGGCGGGCGGACGGGGAGCTGGAGTTCCTGGGCCGGCTGGATGGCCAGGTGAAGCTGCGGGGCTTCCGCATCGAACTGGGAGAGATTGAAGCGGCGCTGCGTCAGCACACCGCGGTGGAGGAGGCCGCCGTGCTCATCCAGGACACGCCCGCGGGGGGCCAGCGGCTCGTCGCGTGGCTCGTCCCGGCCACGGCGGGACCACCGCCCACCGCGAAGGCGCTGCACGTCTTCCTCCAGGAGCGGCTCCCGCCGCACATGGTGCCGTCCGCCTTCGTCGCCGTGCCCGCGTTCCCCCTCACCGCCAACGGCAAGCTGGACGTGCGCGCGCTGCCGCCGCCCACGTCCGGGCAGCTGGACTCGGGGCGCACGTTCGAGGCGCCGCGCACGGAGCGGGAGGAGCAGCTGGCCCGGCTCTGGAGCGAGGTGCTCCAGGTGGAGCGCGTGGGCCTGGATGATCCGTTCTTCGAGCTGGGCGGCAACTCGCTGCTCGCGCTGCGGCTGCACCAGCGGCTGCGCGCGGAGCTGGGCGTGGAGCTGCCGCTGACGGTGCTCTTCCAGCACTCCACGGTCCGGGCCCTGGCGGAGCGCATGGCGCAGGGCGGTGGCTCCGACAGCGGCGCGAAGTCCGGACGCGACCGGTCGCGCCGGCGGCAGGCGTTCGCGCGCAGGATGGTGGCCGCGCCCGCGCGGGACGAGGACGACCCGGACCTGGAGCCGGAGCTGGACCTGGAGCGGGACGGGGATGGCGATGTCTGAGGAGACGGCGGACACGGTGGAGCGCATCGCCATCGTCGGCATGTCGGGACGCTTTCCGGGCGCCCCCACGCTCGACGCCTTCTGGGACAACCTCCGGCGCGGCGTGCACTCCCGGCGCGAGCTGACCGAGGCGGACCTGGAGCAGGCCGGGGTGCCCAAGGCCCAGCGCGAGCGGCCGGACTGGGTGCGCGCCGCGTATCCGCTGGACGCGCCCACGCACTTCGACGCGGGGTACTTCGGCTACAGCCCGCGCGAGGCGGAGGTGCTGGATCCGCAGCAGCGCGTCTTCATGGAGACGGCGCTGGAGGCCCTGGAGGACGCGGGCTACGACCCGGAGCGCTTCCCGGAGGCCATCGCCGCCTTCGCGAGCACCAGCACCAGCTCGTACCTGTTCCAGGCCCTGCTGCGGCGCCCGGAGCTGTTGCAGACGGTGGGCCTGTACAACCTGTCGCTCGCCAACGACAAGGACTTCGTCGCCACGCGCACCTCGCACCGGCTGGGCCTGCGGGGGCCGAGCGCCACCGTGCAGACGGGCTGTTCCAGCGCGCTGGTGGCGGTGCACCTGGCCTGTCAGAGCCTCCTGTCGGGTGAGTGCGAGATGGCGCTCGCGGGCGGCGTCTCCGTGGCGTTCCCGCAGGCGGCCGGGTATGCGTACCAGCCGGGGATGATCATCTCCCCGGACGGGCTGTGCCGCGCGTACGACGCCCGCTCGCAGGGCACCATCTTCGGCTCGGGCGTGGGCGTGGTGGTGCTCAAGCGCCTGTCGGAGGCGGTGCGGGACCGGGACACCATCCATGCGGTCATCCTGGGGTCGGCCGTCAACAACGACGGCTCCGCCAAGGCGGGCTTCACCGCCCCCAGCGTGGAAGGCCAGGCGGCCGCCATCGCGGAGGCGCTGGGCGTCGCGGGCGTGGAGCCGGAGGACCTCCAGTACGTGGAGGGGCACGGCACGGCGACGGCGCTGGGCGACCCGGTGGAGGTCGCCGCGCTCAACCAGGCCTTCGGCGGCGCTCGCTCGGGCACGCGGCGCTGCGTGCTGGGCACCGTGAAGGCGAACATCGGCCACCTGGACTCCGCCGCGGGCGTGGCGGGGCTGCTCAAGACGGTGCTGGCCCTGAAGCACGCGGTCATCCCGCCCACGCCCCACTTCCAGCAGCCCAACCCCGCCATCGACTTCGACGGCGGCCCCTTCTTCATCACCGCCGAGCCCCGGCCGTGGGACGGGGCGGTGAAGCGCCGGGCCGGGGTCAGCTCGTTCGGACTGGGAGGCACCAACGTCCACGTCGTGCTGGAGGAGCCGCCGCGCGCGAAGGTCGCCGGCACCCGGCGCGCGTGGCACGTGCTGCCGCTGTCCGCGCGCACGCCCCGGGCGCTGGACGAGGCCACCGCGAGACTCGCCGCGCACCTGGAGCGCGCTCCGGGCCTGGAGCTGGCGGACGTCGCGTCCACGCTCCAGCGGGGCCGCCGCACGCACGAGCACCGGCGCGCGCTGCTCTGCCGGGACCTGGAGGATGCGCGGGCCGCGCTGGCGGATCCGCGCCGCCACCTGGGGGGCTTCAGCGTGAACACGCGCCGCCCCGTGGTGTTCCTCTTCCCGGGCCACGGCAGCCACCACGTGGACATGGGCCGCGCGCTGTACGCAGCCGAGCCCGTCTTCCGCAAGCACCTGGACGCGTGTCGTGACGCGCTGGCCGCGCACCTGGACCGAGACCTGCGCTCCGTGCTGTTTCCGGATCAGGCAGTGCAGGAGGCCGAAGCGCTGCTGGAGCGGATGACCTTCGCGCAGCCCGCGTTGTTCGCGGTGGAGTACGCGCTCGCGCAGCTGTGGCGCTCGTTCGGCGTGGAGCCGGAGGCCATGGTCGGTCACAGCACGGGCG
This genomic window contains:
- a CDS encoding amino acid adenylation domain-containing protein, with the translated sequence MTSPSDDKRALLAKLLQEKVAAPRRAPLSFAQERMWFLEQWSPGGASLNMPVAVRLTGELQAPVLQRALQALVLRHEALRTTFSLADGRPVQVVVPTLEAALPVEDLEALAPPEREARAVQRVAEVAREPFDLGRGPLFRARLFRLSAREHLLLFAMHHGVSDAWSMGVVVRELTALYAAFLEGKASTLPPLPLQYGDYAGWQRRTQEGAEAEARLAWWRERIDAHALLELPTDKPRPAVLGTRGAREALQLPAALTADLKAFARKEGRTLFVTLLAAFQTLLHRYTGQEDLAVGTPVANRPRAELEGLIGLFVNTVVLRTDLSGAPSFRELLARLQPVALDAFAREELPFERLVDALKPGRDPSRAPLFQVMFVLQNAPLPPLEAPGLQLEARPVDTGSAQFDLTLIAEDLPQGLRLTAEYATDLFEPGTVRRMLAHLSRLLEGALAAPQEPLSRLPLLTPDEREQVLGTWSGGNAPYPHEDGLHTLFEAQARRTPDAVALSFEGESLSFRQLDARANQWAWHLRGLGVGPETYVGLCASRSFDMVVGMLATLKAGGAYVPLDPTYPAARLAFMLQDSAVKVLLAHRPLLAGLPPAPGARAVCFEDGAPDADTSRAPPGTPLPDGPAYVIYTSGSTGQPKGVVATHRAACNLVVHEARVSELGPGSRVLQFSNPGFDVSVEEIFATLTAGGTLCLAPVERLMPGEPLHQLLKQQAITVLNATPTALAATDATGLPALRTVFSGGEACTAELVARWGEGRRFINGYGPTEVTVTATATEVRPEGRAPPLGRPIPNVRVYVLDARLSPVPVGVPAELCVGGVGLARGYLNLPGTTAERFVPDPYASEAGARLYRTGDRVRWRADGELEFLGRLDGQVKLRGFRIELGEIEAALRQHTAVEEAAVLIQDTPAGGQRLVAWLVPATAGPPPTAKALHVFLQERLPPHMVPSAFVAVPAFPLTANGKLDVRALPPPTSGQLDSGRTFEAPRTEREEQLARLWSEVLQVERVGLDDPFFELGGNSLLALRLHQRLRAELGVELPLTVLFQHSTVRALAERMAQGGGSDSGAKSGRDRSRRRQAFARRMVAAPARDEDDPDLEPELDLERDGDGDV